A part of Setaria viridis chromosome 8, Setaria_viridis_v4.0, whole genome shotgun sequence genomic DNA contains:
- the LOC117866446 gene encoding uncharacterized protein, with amino-acid sequence MALIADELRAKAEVYYGDDICQQCTQLLLKEAGLPNGLLPLKDLIECGYVQETGYVWLKQKKRVDHVFQSLGRLVSYGTEITGYAEKGRIKKVKGIKTRELMVWVPVEEIALDEPATGKLICKSIAGITRTFPASAFHIPEKENQKKNFAAPKPVVLMEGAPQVVKNN; translated from the coding sequence ATGGCTCTTATAGCTGATGAACTCAGGGCCAAGGCTGAGGTCTACTATGGTGATGACATCTGCCAACAGTGTACCCAGCTCTTGCTCAAGGAAGCAGGCCTCCCCAATGGTCTGCTTCCATTGAAGGACCTAATCGAGTGTGGTTATGTGCAGGAAACTGGATATGTATGGCTCAAGCAAAAGAAGAGGGTTGACCATGTCTTCCAGAGTCTAGGAAGGCTGGTCTCTTATGGCACAGAGATCACCGGCTATGCAGAGAAAGGCAGGATCAAGAAGGTAAAAGGGATAAAGACCAGGGAGCTCATGGTGTGGGTCCCAGTGGAGGAGATTGCCCTTGATGAACCCGCAACTGGGAAGCTTATCTGCAAGAGCATTGCAGGGATTACCAGGACCTTCCCTGCATCAGCTTTCCATATCCCAGAGAAGGAGAATCAGAAGAAGAACTTTGCTGCACCAAAACCAGTGGTCCTAATGGAGGGAGCTCCACAAGTTGTTAAAAACAACTGA
- the LOC117866445 gene encoding beta-glucosidase-like SFR2, chloroplastic, translating to MPLPAFLAAAAKLAVLVAAAATAANAASFARYRRRHLRRIPNPIDESADPVADFRALPSAGAGDDSEDSSFFFGLATAPAHVEDRLEDAWLQFAIEHSCDDKEAMRDQMTADAVMASAAGDGGAQLASRSRGEEKAGEGERRKPLKVAMEAMLRGFEMFAEGGESGSGDNCSHNVAAWHNVPCPQERLKFWSDPDTELKLAKETGISVFRMGIDWTRVMPKEPTDEEFKSSVNFAALERYRWIIQKVHEYGMKVMLTLFHHSLPPWAGEYGGWKMEKTVKYFMDFVRLVVDCVSDLVDYWVVFNEPHVFVMLTYCAGAWPGGDPNAIEMATSALPTGVYNQALHWMAIAHAEAYDYIHLESKNKRKPIVGVAHHVSFTRPYGLFDVAAVTLANSLTLFPYIDSICDKLDFIGINYYGQEVISGPGLKLVDNDEYSESGRGVYPDGLFRVLIQFNERYKSLNIPFMITENGVSDETDLIRKPYILEHLLAIYAAIIMGVRVLGYLFWTTSDNWEWADGYGPKFGLVAVDRANNLARKPRPSYYLFTKVVTTGKITRQDRACAWRELQQAAFQKKTRPFFRAVDKYGRMYAGGLDRPIQRPFILRDWRFGHYEMEGLQDPLSCFIRSIFSPISHKKKIHYIEDEDVSYSIS from the exons ATGCCACTCCCGGCgttcctggcggcggcggcgaagctcgCCGTCCtggtggcggccgccgcgacggcggccaaCGCGGCCTCCTTCGCGCGGtaccggcgccgccacctccgccgcatCCCGAACCCCATCGACGAGTCCGCCGACCCCGTCGCCGACTTCCGCGCCCTCCCCTCcgctggcgccggcgacgactcAG AAGACAGCAGTTTCTTCTTTGGGCTAGCGACCGCGCCTGCGCATGTTGAGGACAGGCTGGAGGATGCTTGGCTTCAGTTTGCAATCGAGCATTCCTGCGACGACAAGGAGGCCATGCGTGACCAAATGACAGCAGACGCGGTGATGGCGTCGGCTGCCGGTGATGGAGGTGCTCAGTTGGCTTCCAGGTCTAGAGGGGAGGAAAAGGCtggtgaaggagagaggaggaagccTCTTAAGGTTGCCATGGAGGCTATGCTCAGGGGTTTTGAAATGTTTGCTGAGGGTGGTGAATCTGGTTCTGGTGATAACTGCAGCCACAACGTCGCAGCTTGGCACAATGTTCCTTGCCC GCAAGAAAGGCTTAAATTTTGGTCTGATCCTGATACTGAATTGAAACTTGCCAAGGAAACTGGGATCAGTGTTTTCCGCATGGGGATTGACTGGACAAGGGTAATGCCTAAGGAACCAACTGATGAAGAGTTCAAGAGCTCA GTCAATTTTGCAGCACTTGAGCGTTATAGATGGATCATCCAAAAGGTTCATGAATATGGAATGAAAGTGATGCTTACACTATTTCATCACTCACTTCCACCTTGGGCTGGAGAATATGGGGGATGGAAGATGGAAAAAACtgtcaagtacttcatggattTTGTGAG GCTTGTCGTTGATTGTGTATCAGATTTAGTGGATTACTGGGTGGTTTTCAATGAGCCTCATGTGTTTGTGATGCTGACCTATTGTGCTGGTGCTTGGCCTGGTGGAGACCCTAATGCAATTGAAATGGCAACATCTGCTTTGCCAACTGGCGTATACAATCAAGCGTTGCATTGGATGGCCATTGCACATGCAGAAGCCTATGATTACATACATTTGGAGAG taaaaataaaaggaagcCAATTGTTGGTGTCGCTCATCATGTATCATTTACACGGCCATATGGACTATTTGATGTTGCGGCTGTCACACTAGCTAATTCATTGACCCTTTTCCCTTACATTGATAGCATATGTGATAAATTGGACTTTATTGGCATCAACTACTATGGGCAG GAGGTGATATCGGGTCCTGGTCTAAAACTTGTGGACAATGATGAGTACAGCGAATCTGGTCGTGGTGTTTATCCTGATGGGCTATTCCGTGTCCTGATTCAGTTTAATGAACGATACAAGAGCTTAAATATACCTTTTATGATCACtgaaaatggagtttctgatgAGACTGATCTGATTCGTAAACCATACATTCTGGAGCACCTGTTAGCCATCTATGCTGCAATCATAATG GGTGTGCGTGTGCTTGGTTATCTATTCTGGACAACATCCGATAATTGGGAATGGGCTGATGGGTATGGTCCCAAGTTTGGGCTTGTTGCTGTTGATCGTGCCAACAATCTAGCACGGAAGCCTCGTCCTTCATACTATTTATTTACCAAG GTTGTTACAACTGGGAAAATAACAAGACAGGACAGAGCGTGTGCTTGGAGGGAACTGCAACAAGCTgcatttcaaaagaaaacacgCCCGTTTTTTAGGGCAGTAGATAAGTATGGTCGGATGTATGCAG GGGGTCTAGATCGGCCTATTCAAAGACCTTTCATATTACGGGATTGGCGATTTGGTCATTATGAAATGGAAGGCTTGCAGGATCCTTTGAGTTGCTTTATAAGATCCATTTTTTCACCAATTTCacacaagaagaagattcaTTACATTGAGGATGAGGATGTTTCTTATTCTATCTCCTGA
- the LOC117833710 gene encoding pectinesterase QRT1, whose protein sequence is MRRGSTMARRSSSAAVVPMIVLAAVLTSSLLPAAAAGGGAGASFGNWIALNQQSYAVNAALYAQKSAGEGGKTLDTNLSAAEEKKVVYVVDPSGGGDYTNITAALADIPDGNTKRVVLDLKPGVVFREKLFLNISKPFITFKSDPMKPATISWNDTAATLGKDGKPVGTVGSTTVAVESDYFMAYGVVFRNDAPLAKPGAKGGQAVALRLFGTKAALYNCTIDGGQDTLYDHKGLHYFKDCLIRGSVDFIFGFGRSFYEDCRIESVVKEVAVLTAQQRTKSIEGAIDSGFSFKNCSIGGVKGGQIYLGRAWGDSSRVVYAYTEMGEEVVPIGWDGWNVAKPESSGIYYGEFKCFGAGADAKKKKRVGWALDLTEEQAKPFVGAHYIFGDSWIQPPSVTSGGQAGKKGNQTEAAAAPQAAAKAPTTAEAPAAAEATTNVTAAKAPAAEATNATAAKTTPASEAKNASATESAKASPAAEATKSSSSAATPK, encoded by the coding sequence ATGCGCCGCGGATCGACAATGGCGCGGCGATCATCATCAGCGGCGGTCGTCCCGATgatcgtcctcgccgccgtcctcacgTCGTCGCTTctgccggccgcggcggctgggGGCGGTGCTGGCGCGTCGTTCGGCAACTGGATCGCTCTGAACCAGCAGAGCTACGCGGTGAACGCGGCGCTGTACGCGCAGAAGTCCGCCGGCGAAGGGGGCAAGACCCTGGACACGAACCTCTCGGCCGCCGAGGAGAAGAAGGTGGTGTACGTCGTGGaccccagcggcggcggcgactacaCCAACATCACCGCCGCGCTCGCTGACATCCCCGACGGCAACACGAAGCGGGTCGTCCTGGACCTCAAGCCCGGCGTGGTGTTCCGCGAGAAGCTCTTCCTCAACATCAGCAAGCCGTTCATCACCTTCAAGTCCGACCCGATGAAGCCGGCCACCATCAGCTGGAACGACACGGCGGCGACGCTTGGCAAGGACGGGAAGCCCGTCGGCACCGTCGGGAGCACGACGGTGGCCGTCGAGTCGGACTACTTCATGGCCTACGGCGTGGTGTTCAGGAACGACGCACCGCTGGCGAAGCCCGGCGCCAAGGGCgggcaggcggtggcgctgaGGCTGTTCGGGACCAAGGCGGCGCTCTACAACTGCACCATCGACGGCGGGCAGGACACGCTGTACGACCACAAGGGGCTCCACTACTTCAAGGACTGCCTCATCCGCGGCAGCGTCGACTTCATCTTCGGCTTCGGCCGCTCCTTCTACGAGGACTGCCGGATCGAGTCGGTGGtgaaggaggtggcggtgcTCACGGCGCAGCAGCGGACCAAGTCCATCGAGGGCGCCATCGACTCCGGCTTCTCCTTCAAGAACTGCAGCATCGGCGGCGTCAAGGGCGGCCAGATCTACCTGGGGCGGGCATGGGGGGACTCGTCGCGGGTGGTGTACGCGTACACGGAGatgggggaggaggtggtgcccATCGGCTGGGACGGCTGGAACGTCGCCAAGCCGGAGAGCAGCGGCATCTACTACGGCGAGTTCAAGTgcttcggcgccggcgccgacgccaagaagaagaagcgggTGGGGTGGGCGCTCGACCTCACGGAGGAGCAGGCCAAGCCCTTCGTCGGCGCGCACTACATCTTCGGCGACTCGTGGATCCAGCCGCCGTCCGTCACCTCCGGTGGCCAAGCAGGAAAGAAGGGGAACCAGACGGAAGCGGCAGCGGcaccgcaggcggcggcgaaggcgccaACAACCGCGgaagcgccggcggcggcggaagcgacGACAAACGTGACAGCGGcgaaggcgccggcggcggaagcgACAAACGCGACGGCGGCGAAGACGACGCCGGCGTCGGAAGCGAAGAATGCGTCAGCGACGGAATCGGCgaaggcctcgccggcggcggaagcGACGAAGTCGTCGTCGTCAGCAGCGACGCCCAAGTAG